In Oculatellaceae cyanobacterium, the genomic stretch TTACAGATGTAGCTCTGCGTTTAGGTATACATAGGATTACGGTATATAGGTGGTTAAAGCAGTATAGTACTGGAGGTCTATCATCACTATTAAAAATACTGCATCCAACTGGTAGGCCGCGAGTAATACCAGAGCGCCGTAATAACTGGACTATCAAAGAAATTAAGCGATGAATCGTGTGAATTTAAGAGTTATAAAGAAATGGCAACGTGGATAGAAGACAACTATCAAATATCAGTTAAATATCCCACATTATACAAGCAAGTGCACTCTCGAATGAAAGCTAAATTAAAAGTGCCAAGACGTTCAAGTATCAAAAAAGAACAGTCGGCAGCTATCAAGTTTAAAAAAAACTAAAAAATTTACTTAAAATGGCTGACTGGTTGGAATCCACGACACCAAACCCAGCAAAGAATGGAGTCAGGTATTGGTGCCAAGATGAAACTAGAATTGGCTTAAAAACGATTGAAAGG encodes the following:
- a CDS encoding helix-turn-helix domain-containing protein encodes the protein MKVNYQERIDLTAEELKIILSKQRNLTNRQKIQALYWLKAGYSQSITDVALRLGIHRITVYRWLKQYSTGGLSSLLKILHPTGRPRVIPERRNNWTIKEIKR